The following proteins come from a genomic window of Macrobrachium rosenbergii isolate ZJJX-2024 chromosome 39, ASM4041242v1, whole genome shotgun sequence:
- the LOC136825602 gene encoding uncharacterized protein — MNTSADNITYVILPPPQETTQNTSNNGLKGGCCEVRGYEASALDEYTICAAFSVSFYTGEPMTIYSYALNDTKMLALAITPENFYVTYTKYVEEVYSDELFALDTWRRTCVTKKRGQHHSLYVNGKMIKSWSWNIYYSLPTRGAFVLGEEPSSLLEGLTTGHAFHGQVTDVNVWTRALTVAEIRNATSCDKNRQFSGDWISWETSAWKAYGDVSVHAGGPCAKKENNIFLFNTKLSRLDALKALSIMGLRPYLPVDDEEAGDLKKFLIQYGDRCDNDAVAGKTVWVHARYDTVRDVWKHPDTGENLKFFMKRRKRPNESEKGVVQVSDNTWMTDDVANENCFAGFPEGSGKLFYLRGYHDKRVEICPFCYSFVFSLSTSNQSYYLKGLYRKSIQYKEGRWCLVDDVHKKILGIYEGSTSLPIGRKQWKINVKENRTNTKMLSLSTCSEREFACGDGSCIAMSGRCDKVTDCLDWSDENDCDLVQAPFGYASVIQPSRNLDVQLQVILEIMTVSLRKSTLQLDLVISLRWYDEHMTFCNLRRKDNFILEGEQHKLWKPSIEIAPKMGFSEENVTSLMINREVDGVIKGDDTTYQGSENSLQQVTKMQPLIRCDFNLVQFPFDIQRCSLNITLLDVSGAGLSLTGNKSSVTIRNPQLNRYQVSDYDLKQPGTRSASVLTLTISRKYEEHLWGIYLPTFLLLTIGYGTFFLPADPFSDRGTMALTTLLVLVALYTDYLGSLPGTAFNTQSDNWFIFSLVYLTLIIVAHICVYHPSRKGTAFTSKVVTVSSKVLPVKGQNCLRELRGVGFAEKKLYYCRFLFGAAFICFITAHASVILQARHI; from the exons ATGAACACGTCAGCTGATAACATCACGTACGTCATCCTGCCGCCACCTCAAGAAACAACACAAAACACTTCTAATAACGGCCTAAAGGGTGGCTGTTGTGAGGTACGGGGCTACGAGGCCTCCGCCTTGGACGAGTACACCATCTGCGCTGCTTTTTCAGTCTCCTTCTATACTGGCGAGCCCATGACGAtatacagctatgctcttaaCGACACCAAGATGCTCGCTCTGG CCATTACCCCGGAAAATTTTTATGTGACCTACACCAAGTATGTTGAAGAAGTGTACTCTGATGAGCTCTTTGCCTTGGACACCTGGAGACGAACCTGCGTCACTAAGAAGCGAGGTCAACATCATAGCCTCTACGTGAATGGAAAAATGATCAAATCTTGGTCATGGAACATTTACTATTCTTTGCCTACTAGAGGAGCCTTTGTCCTGGGAGAAGAACCAAGTAGTTTACTGGAAGGTTTAACCACTGGTCACGCATTTCATGGACAGGTAACTGACGTCAACGTATGGACTCGGGCCCTAACTGTAGCTGAAATACGGAATGCCACCTCCTGCGACAAAAATCGCCAGTTTTCAGGAGACTGGATCAGCTGGGAAACTTCTGCTTGGAAAGCTTATGGTGATGTTTCAGTTCACGCAGGTGGACCAtgtgctaaaaaagaaaataatatatttctttttaacacaAAACTTTCTCGCTTGGATGCATTGAAGGCCCTATCAATCATGGGCCTAAGACCATATTTACCTGTGGATGATGAAGAGGCAGGTGACCTCAAGAAATTTTTGATTCAGTACGGAGATCGCTGCGACAACGACGCTGTTGCTGGAAAAACTGTTTGGGTCCACGCTCGTTATGATACAGTCAGGGATGTTTGGAAGCACCCGGACACTGGCGAGAATCTGAAATTCTTCATGAAGCGACGAAAACGCCCAAACGAAAGTGAAAAGGGTGTTGTGCAAGTTAGCGATAACACTTGGATGACAGACGACGTCGCTAATGAAAACTGCTTTGCAGGCTTTCCAGAAGGAAGCGGTAAACTCTTTTACTTACGAGGCTATCATGATAAGCGAGTGGAAATCTGCCCATTTTGCTATAGCTTTGTATTCTCTCTGTCTACCAGCAACCAATCTTATTACCTGAAAGGTCTTTACAGAAAATCTATACAATACAAAGAAGGCAGATGGTGCCTCGTGGATGACGTTCACAAAAAAATACTTGGAATCTACGAAGGGTCAACAAGTCTTCCCATTGGACGTAAACAGtggaaaattaatgtaaaagaaaacaggacgAACACGAAAATGCTCTCCCTGAGTACTTGTTCTGAACGAGAATTCGCGTGTGGTGACGGGTCTTGTATAGCAATGAGTGGGAGATGTGACAAAGTGACTGACTGCCTTGACTGGAGCGATGAAAATGACTGCGATCTGGTGCAAGCGCCTTTCGGATACGCAAGTGTTATACAGCCCTCGAGAAATCTCGACGTACAACTTCAAGTTATCTTAGAGATAATGACGGTGTCACTACGAAAGAGTACACTCCAGTTGGACTTGGTTATATCCCTGAGGTGGTATGACGAACATATGACGTTCTGTAATCTCAGAAGGAAAGATAATTTCATCTTGGAAGGGGAGCAGCACAAGTTATGGAAGCCCTCTATAGAAATAGCACCAAAAATGGGTTTCTCAGAGGAGAACGTGACATCGCTGATGATAAACAGAGAGGTTGATGGAGTGATTAAGGGAGATG ACACCACTTATCAGGGTTCCGAAAATTCCCTCCAGCAAGTGACCAAGATGCAACCGCTGATACGTTGCGATTTCAACTTGGTCCAGTTTCCGTTCGACATTCAGAGGTGCTCTCTGAACATCACTCTCCTCGACGTCAGCGGAGCTGGCCTAAGTCTTACTGGCAACAAAAGCAGCGTCACCATAAGAAACCCTCAACTGAATCGATACCAAGTAAGTGATTACGACCTCAAGCAACCTGGAACAAGATCCGCATCGGTGCTGACGCTCACTATAAGTCGGAAATACGAAGAACACTTATGGGGGATATACCTCCCGACTTTCCTCTTGCTAACCATCGGTTACGGCACGTTCTTCTTGCCAGCCGATCCATTCAGCGACAGAGGCACGATGGCTCTGACGACCCTCCTGGTGCTGGTGGCTCTGTACACCGATTATCTGGGGTCGCTCCCCGGCACGGCCTTCAACACGCAGTCTGACAACTGGTTCATCTTCTCGTTGGTTTATCTGACTCTGATCATTGTCGCACATATTTGCGTTTATCACCCCAGTCGAAAAGGCACAGCATTCACCTCCAAAGTTGTCACGGTTTCTTCGAAGGTGCTCCCCGTGAAAGGTCAAAATTGTCTGAGGGAGTTAAGAGGGGTGGGATTTGCGGAAAAGAAACTCTATTATTGCAGGTTTCTATTTGGGGCTgcgtttatttgtttcattacagCTCACGCTTCAGTAATTTTGCAGGCTagacatatctaa